In the genome of Rhodothermales bacterium, the window ACTTTCCAAAGCTTCTTGCAGTGGACTTAAGTCTGTCTCGATTTTCGTGTCATACTGCCCGACACTCGTGGCCCAAGAGGATAGCCGTTCTGTGAAATTTTTTGAGTGAGGGAATGCTCGAAAGGGTTCTCCCGCATTCTTCGCAACACTTGTCGCCTGAAGGATGATCCCAACGAACCTGCGCGCCGAAATTTCCACGTCTTCACTGATTTCAAATTGCTCATTGCGCATGGATCGAAGTGCGCGTTTGAGGAGGGGCACTTGTGCACGCGCGCTGGCTTGAGTAAAAGCGCACCACTCTGCGCTATTCCAAAACCAAAGTGGAACTTTCAGTGGGTTCGCCTCGGTGTTGACCTGAAATACTCTCGCAGTACTGCCAAACGCATGAGCGTATTCGCCATTGGGATCGAGAATCACAAAGCGGGCATTGGGTGTGGAGCCACTCGCAGCTCGGGCCTGTTCAAGAGACCAATGAACTAGACCTGCGACCGAACAGGATTTCCCACTTCCCGTGTTTCCCAATACAGCGAGATGCCTGCCAAAGATTCGATCTGGATCAACCTTAACTTCTGCATATGCTGCCAACGGGCTGGTGCCGATTTTTACACGGCGACAGTCCCCAGACATGACTATCGAATGAAGTTGTTTCTCAGTCGGCAGGAGCACTCCAGTTCCGATCGCTGGTAGTGAGTCTGCGCCACGCCGGAAACCATATTCAGACTTTGAACCCGGCTTCTTCCGAAGAGTCCCGAGCGGAATCAGACTCATTCTGCGAAGCGGATAAGGCAGATCAATCAAACCGAAGTCCTGCATCCCTCGCCGCTTTGGGAAGGCAGATCGCTCGACGGTCAACCACTCGATCTGGCCGACGAGGTATCCGTCATCGACCGGGATGAGCACGTATCCGTTTACTCGCGGAAAAGGGCGAGGAGACCCCGCATTCAACGCGACGGAATCTGGAGCTTCAATATCCAGTAGGACTTTGATTTCGTCGGGAGAGACGAAGTCAACAGTCCCGATTCGGAGGCTTCCAGCGTGCTCAAAAGGCGTTTCACTCATTAGCTGAGTCAGGTTCGGGTGTCTGAGGAGCCGATTCGGCTTGGGATATGCCCCAACGCGATTTGAGCAGTTCGGACATTTTGAACGTGGTCCGGTCAATCGCGGGCTTCGGCATGTAATTATCGACTAGGTTTCGCAGGTCACCCAGATGCGCGCCGATAAGCATCGTGATTTGGGCAGAACGGCCAAGCTCTACGTAGGTCTGCATGATTCGCCCCAAAGGGTCACCGTAGGCTATGACGACGAGGTGAGTGGATGGAATTGTCAGCATGTCCTTGATCACCCGGTTGATGTGCTCGTCTCCGAAGCTGTATCCAAATGAAATCAACGTGCTGTTTGGGCGACAGACCGCCGCCGCAAAATCACGAAAGAGTTCGACGTAAGGGTAAGCCGCTGTCTCCCGATCCTTCGCTGCATTGGGGTGAATCATCAGGTTCAAGGCTTCGCCATCACTCAATCCGGGTGCCTTCAAGTAGGGCGCGATTTCTTCACTACCGAAGGGTAGTCCGATCTTCCGAATTTGCCCCTCCGTGCTTATCCAGTCCAGGGAGCCATGCAATTTTGTGAAGCGGGCAACCCCTTCGAGGTAGCGAGGCTCCCCACGGATCCCTGGTGGGTTGTAGTGCATGTCGATGTCTAACCGAGAAGACCTGAATATGGGCGCGAGCGAGCCAACGAAGCGGTCAATGAGGTGCAACCCTGCGGCATCTGCGCCAGCCTCGATAAAGCGGTCGTAATTGGTCGTAAATACCTGCAGACGATCTCTCATTCCCGTTCTGCTGGCAAAGCTCATGAGGAAACTCACGAGATAGTTGAATGCTTTCTCACGCTTTTCCGACGGAGCGGTGATCAATCCGTTCTCTCCCTTGAGCACTGAATCCGCAAAATTTGCGAGAACGATCTTCAGTTCGGACCGCAGAGACTTTAAAGACTCTTTGAGCGTGAGTTCCTGTGACGATAGGATTTCAATTCCCCGGATCAATTCGTTCACGACGCGAATCTGATCTTCTATATTTCCTGCATTTCTCCCTGCTAGCTTCGCTGACTCCCTGGCTTTATCGGCAATTGCGGCGTTGTAGTTTGTGAATGTGGCCTGGCTCATGCCTGGAAGAAGATTGCCCGTAGCGATGCAGTGGACAGCGTGGGAGAGACCGGAGCCAGCCAAAAGCGCAAGGTGCTCCGACTGGAATAGCGAGGTTAACCAAGGCTCGATTCGCGGGCGAAGTTTATCAGATCCGAACTCGGTTCCCCCAGCCATCCACGAGCAGTCGGCATTCTCGACAAGTTTGAAATTACCCTCTTCGCCGCTGTCCACGAATTCGACGCAGGCTTTATCATCTCGCGTTTTGAGGATATGTTTCGTGCTCATACTGTGATCTAAATTTTGTGAACGCGGATCCTCGCGGTCAGTAGTTCGATAAGGGGGGCGCGGAAAAGATATCTGAGTGCTCCGAGCTTTCCTTGATTGCCGCCTAGATTTTGATCAACGATCCCGAGTGCCTTCAAGAAGTCGACTTGCTCAGCTGGGGATGGAATAGGGATAAGCAGCGGCTTGAGTTTGATCGGAAGATACGCGATTGCGGTTCTAGTGTTGGTCACGGTGTGGGTGTGGTTAGAAAAGAATGCGAACATTATCCATTGAACCATGAACTTGTTAGTGATTTGATCATTCTTTGGACGCAATCGGTGATGAGCTTTCCAGTAAATGCGGTTAGCGATGATGCTGTCCCAAAGTGCTGCACGTCCTACTTCTCCGCCTTCACAGACGAGAAGATCACCTCTCCGAAACTGGAACAGATCCGCTTCCCGATCGCTTTTGTCCATTCGCAGCTAATCGTCAGTGTCAATTAGGCCCCACTGGAGGTTGATGTTTCGCAAATAGGCACTCGGCTAATCTTCAACTTTCGCTTTCTCGGAAGGCATTATTCCGAGCAAATTTTCAAAGAAATGGCCGATGGAAAGTAGCTCCTAGCTTTCGAGGAGGGGGCCTATTTCGGTTGGTTTTTGGCGTTCGTTGCAGTGGTCTTCGGTGAGGAGCTTGTGCATAGGGCCTTTTTCAGTTCGGTGGTGGCCTGAATGATCCGCGCCCGCGCTTCGATGGATCAGGCGCATCCCAGATTCAGGATTCGAGGGATTTCCCGCTACCATTATTGTTTGCCATCTGTGCTGAGCCCTGTTGTTTTGATGTGCACACTCATGAATTGTCGGGACACTACCATCTAAGAACCGGAAGACCATCTAAGAACCGGAAGCCCAACTAACACACCACCCTGGCCACTGTAATGTTTCCTTCTTCACGCGACTCGATCCACACGGAATGCCGGCGCCGAAATGTCAACACGAACCGCCGCGCTTGATCACCTCCGAGAAGGACGATTGAGATGTACGGTGAACTGTTATGCGTGTAAAATGCCACGGACTTGGTCCGGGGTCCACGGGTATGCACCATCCTACTGGATCCCCGACTTGATCGGGAGCCTGCCCCAACTTGATCGGGAGCCTTCCCCGACTTGATCAGGAGCCTTCCCCCGACTTGATCGGGAGCCTGCCCCCCGACTTGATCGGGAGCCTGCCCCCAACTTGATCGGGAGCCTGCCCCCGACTTGATCGGGAGCCT includes:
- a CDS encoding DUF87 domain-containing protein, whose product is MSETPFEHAGSLRIGTVDFVSPDEIKVLLDIEAPDSVALNAGSPRPFPRVNGYVLIPVDDGYLVGQIEWLTVERSAFPKRRGMQDFGLIDLPYPLRRMSLIPLGTLRKKPGSKSEYGFRRGADSLPAIGTGVLLPTEKQLHSIVMSGDCRRVKIGTSPLAAYAEVKVDPDRIFGRHLAVLGNTGSGKSCSVAGLVHWSLEQARAASGSTPNARFVILDPNGEYAHAFGSTARVFQVNTEANPLKVPLWFWNSAEWCAFTQASARAQVPLLKRALRSMRNEQFEISEDVEISARRFVGIILQATSVAKNAGEPFRAFPHSKNFTERLSSWATSVGQYDTKIETDLSPLQEALESLVTAHKITNAAGKFTDYLIYTAAEVDDLLEEMRNAYTSIGGSPNDLLPKNEDVPVKFSGEVFADFLAGLAQETGNEQYVEFLLARIRTMLADTRMSSVIGDDDEVTLEKWLGDYIGRAPEDEKCVIVIDLSLVPAEIMHLVTSVIARMCFEFLQRYRKLHTKTLTLPTVLVLEEAHTFIKRYREDSDNSNVSAICCQVFEKIAREGRKFGLGLVLSSQRPSELSPTVLSQCNTFLLHRISNDRDQELVHKLVPDNLKGLLRELPSLPSQNAILLGWASELPVLVHMNDLPKDKQPKSADPDYWDVWTGKDSDGNPVVREPNWQAVADDWSGVGTANETAEPDGEPTDTDWDF
- a CDS encoding SIR2 family protein — translated: MSTKHILKTRDDKACVEFVDSGEEGNFKLVENADCSWMAGGTEFGSDKLRPRIEPWLTSLFQSEHLALLAGSGLSHAVHCIATGNLLPGMSQATFTNYNAAIADKARESAKLAGRNAGNIEDQIRVVNELIRGIEILSSQELTLKESLKSLRSELKIVLANFADSVLKGENGLITAPSEKREKAFNYLVSFLMSFASRTGMRDRLQVFTTNYDRFIEAGADAAGLHLIDRFVGSLAPIFRSSRLDIDMHYNPPGIRGEPRYLEGVARFTKLHGSLDWISTEGQIRKIGLPFGSEEIAPYLKAPGLSDGEALNLMIHPNAAKDRETAAYPYVELFRDFAAAVCRPNSTLISFGYSFGDEHINRVIKDMLTIPSTHLVVIAYGDPLGRIMQTYVELGRSAQITMLIGAHLGDLRNLVDNYMPKPAIDRTTFKMSELLKSRWGISQAESAPQTPEPDSANE